One window of Ictalurus punctatus breed USDA103 chromosome 22, Coco_2.0, whole genome shotgun sequence genomic DNA carries:
- the arl6ip4 gene encoding ADP-ribosylation factor-like protein 6-interacting protein 4 isoform X2, giving the protein MEKNEDHQRKNVTDPALRPPAPALQVQALTRNVHMVPARAEVQLLLETRMHLYLECKSEKKSRKRKHRSSSSSSSSSSSSSSSDDEAKKRKHKKAKKQLKKIKEKERKKVKKEKKRLKKMKKLAARAEAAANKAPLMIPVPVPVQIEKTQSYIETWQSDDTTEHGPVMTDEQKASFSTKRPMTKEEYEARQSVIRRVVDPQTGRTRLVRGDGEILEEIVSREKHKDINKQATKRDGDAFQKRLGINR; this is encoded by the exons ATGGAAAAGAACGAAGATCATCAAAGAAAGAACGTCACAGATCCAGCTCTTCGTCCTCCAGCTCCAGCTCTGCAAGTCCAAGCCCTCACAAGAAACGTGCACATGGTTCCAGCAAGAGCCGAAGTGCAG CTTTTACTTGAGACCCGAATGCACTTGTATTTAGAGTGCAAATCTGAGAAGAAAAGCCGGAAAAGAAAACATCGTTCTTCCTCTTCGTCAAGCAGCTCATCGTCTTCGTCTTCATCCAGCGATGACGAGGCCAAGAAGAGAAAGCATAAAAAGGCCAAGAAGCAATTgaagaaaattaaagaaaaggagagaaaaaaggtgaaaaaggagaagaaaaggcTTAAGAAGATGAAGAAGTTAGCAGCTAGGGCTGAAGCAGCAGCAAATAAAGCTCCACTGATGATCCCTGTTCCAGTACCTGTTCAAATAGAAAAAACCCAGTCCTACATAGAGACCTGGCAAAGCGATGATACCACAGAACATGGTCCTG TGATGACCGATGAACAGAAAGCCAGTTTCTCCACCAAAAGGCCCATGACGAAAGAGGAGTATGAAGCCAGACAGAGCGTCATCCGGCGAGTTGTTGACCCTCAGACCGGACGTACCAG GCTTGTGAGAGGAGATGGCGAGATTTTAGAAGAGATTGTCAGCAGGGAGAAGCACAAAGACATCAATAAG CAAGCAACGAAGAGAGATGGCGATGCATTCCAGAAGAGACTAGGGATTAACAGGTAG
- the arl6ip4 gene encoding ADP-ribosylation factor-like protein 6-interacting protein 4 isoform X1 — protein MGRSRSRSRSPAISVSRHGKERRSSKKERHRSSSSSSSSSSASPSPHKKRAHGSSKSRSAECKSEKKSRKRKHRSSSSSSSSSSSSSSSDDEAKKRKHKKAKKQLKKIKEKERKKVKKEKKRLKKMKKLAARAEAAANKAPLMIPVPVPVQIEKTQSYIETWQSDDTTEHGPVMTDEQKASFSTKRPMTKEEYEARQSVIRRVVDPQTGRTRLVRGDGEILEEIVSREKHKDINKQATKRDGDAFQKRLGINR, from the exons ATGGGGCGAAGTCGGTCCCGCAGCAGATCTCCTGCGATCTCTGTGAGTAGGCATGGAAAAGAACGAAGATCATCAAAGAAAGAACGTCACAGATCCAGCTCTTCGTCCTCCAGCTCCAGCTCTGCAAGTCCAAGCCCTCACAAGAAACGTGCACATGGTTCCAGCAAGAGCCGAAGTGCAG AGTGCAAATCTGAGAAGAAAAGCCGGAAAAGAAAACATCGTTCTTCCTCTTCGTCAAGCAGCTCATCGTCTTCGTCTTCATCCAGCGATGACGAGGCCAAGAAGAGAAAGCATAAAAAGGCCAAGAAGCAATTgaagaaaattaaagaaaaggagagaaaaaaggtgaaaaaggagaagaaaaggcTTAAGAAGATGAAGAAGTTAGCAGCTAGGGCTGAAGCAGCAGCAAATAAAGCTCCACTGATGATCCCTGTTCCAGTACCTGTTCAAATAGAAAAAACCCAGTCCTACATAGAGACCTGGCAAAGCGATGATACCACAGAACATGGTCCTG TGATGACCGATGAACAGAAAGCCAGTTTCTCCACCAAAAGGCCCATGACGAAAGAGGAGTATGAAGCCAGACAGAGCGTCATCCGGCGAGTTGTTGACCCTCAGACCGGACGTACCAG GCTTGTGAGAGGAGATGGCGAGATTTTAGAAGAGATTGTCAGCAGGGAGAAGCACAAAGACATCAATAAG CAAGCAACGAAGAGAGATGGCGATGCATTCCAGAAGAGACTAGGGATTAACAGGTAG
- the LOC128628965 gene encoding uncharacterized protein LOC128628965: MRYSVSPPVSPAYSVSPPVSPPVSPPVSPAYSVSPPISRLYPHKYPPRTAYPLPYPRLYPHLCPLRTAYPLPYPACIPTSIPRVQRIPSHIPSRIPPVSPQVSPAYSVSPPVSPPVSPAYSVSPPVSRPVSPPVPPAYSVSPPVSPPVSPQVSPAYSVSPPVSPPVSPPVSPAYSVSPPVSLPVSPPVSPAYSVSPPVSRLYPHKYPPRTAYPLPYPLPYPRLYPTRTAYPLPYPACIPTSIPCVQCIPSRIPACIPCVQRIPSRIPTCVPRIQHIPSRIAICVPRVQCIPSRIPACIPRIQRIPSRIAICVPRVQCIPSRIPACIATCVPRVQCIPSRIPCVQRIPSRIPCVQRIPACIPCVQCIPSRIPCVQCIPSRIPHVQRIPSYIPCVQHIPSRIPTCIPHVQRIPSRIPSCIPCVQHIPSRIPTCIPRVQRIPSSIPACIPRIHRIPSRTPTCIPRVQRIPSRIPACIPACIPSCIPACIPRIQRIPSRIPACNPSCNPSCILSCIPACIPRVQRIPSRIPACNPSCIPACIPRVQRIPSRIPACNPSCIPACIPRVQRIPSRIPACNPSCIPSCIPACIPRVQRIPSRIPSRIPACIICIHS; encoded by the coding sequence atgagGTACAGCGTATCCCCTCCCGTATCCCCCGCGTACAGCGTATCCCCTCCCGTATCCCCGCCTGTATCCCCACCTGTGTCCCCTGCGTACAGCGTATCCCCTCCCATATCCCGCCTGTATCCCCACAAGTATCCCCCGCGTACAGCGTATCCCCTCCCGTATCCCCGCCTGTATCCCCACCTGTGTCCCCTGCGTACAGCGTATCCCCTCCCATATCCCGCCTGTATCCCCACAAGTATCCCCCGTGTACAGCGTATCCCCTCCCATATCCCCTCCCGTATCCCGCCTGTATCCCCACAAGTATCCCCCGCGTACAGTGTATCCCCTCCCGTATCCCCGCCTGTATCCCCCGCGTACAGTGTATCCCCTCCCGTATCCCGGCCTGTATCCCCACCTGTGCCCCCCGCGTACAGCGTATCCCCTCCCGTATCCCCGCCTGTATCCCCACAAGTATCCCCCGCATACAGCGTATCCCCTCCCGTATCCCCTCCCGTATCCCCGCCTGTATCCCCTGCGTACAGCGTATCCCCTCCCGTATCCCTGCCTGTATCCCCACCTGTGTCCCCCGCGTACAGCGTATCCCCTCCCGTATCCCGCCTGTATCCCCACAAGTATCCCCCGCGTACAGCGTATCCCCTCCCGTATCCCCTCCCATATCCCCGCCTGTATCCCACGCGTACAGCATATCCCCTCCCGTATCCCGCCTGTATTCCCACAAGTATCCCCTGCGTACAGTGTATCCCCTCCCGTATCCCCGCCTGTATCCCCTGCGTACAGCGTATCCCCTCCCGTATCCCCACCTGTGTCCCCCGCATACAGCATATCCCCTCCCGTATCGCCATCTGTGTCCCCCGCGTACAGTGTATCCCCTCCCGTATCCCCGCCTGTATCCCCCGCATACAGCGTATCCCCTCCCGTATCGCCATCTGTGTCCCCCGCGTACAGTGTATCCCCTCCCGTATCCCCGCCTGTATCGCCACCTGTGTCCCCCGCGTACAGTGTATCCCCTCCCGTATCCCCTGTGTACAGCGTATCCCCTCCCGTATCCCCTGTGTACAGCGTATCCCCGCCTGTATCCCCTGCGTACAGTGTATCCCCTCCCGTATCCCCTGCGTACAGTGTATCCCATCCCGTATCCCCCACGTACAGCGTATCCCCTCCTATATCCCCTGTGTACAGCATATCCCCTCCCGTATCCCCACCTGTATCCCCCACGTACAGCGTATCCCCTCCCGTATCCCCTCCTGTATCCCCTGTGTACAGCATATCCCCTCCCGTATCCCCACCTGTATCCCCCGCGTACAGCGTATCCCCTCCAGTATCCCGGCCTGTATCCCCCGCATACATCGTATCCCCTCCCGTACCCCCACCTGTATCCCCCGCGTACAGCGTATCCCCTCCCGTATCCCGGCCTGTATCCCTGCCTGTATCCCCTCCTGTATCCCCGCCTGTATCCCCCGCATACAGCGTATCCCCTCCCGTATCCCCGCCTGTAACCCCTCCTGTAACCCCTCCTGTATCCTCTCCTGTATCCCCGCCTGTATCCCCCGCGTACAGCGTATCCCCTCCCGTATCCCCGCCTGTAACCCCTCCTGTATCCCCGCCTGTATCCCCCGCGTACAGCGTATCCCCTCCCGTATCCCCGCCTGTAACCCCTCCTGTATCCCCGCCTGTATCCCCCGCGTACAGCGTATCCCCTCCCGTATCCCCGCCTGTAACCCCTCCTGTATCCCCTCCTGTATCCCCGCCTGTATCCCCCGCGTACAGCGTATCCCCTCCCGTATCCCCTCCCGTATCCCCGCCTGTATCATATGTATTCATTCATAA
- the mthfd2 gene encoding bifunctional methylenetetrahydrofolate dehydrogenase/cyclohydrolase, mitochondrial — translation MAGVRTLRKVCQRAQHHARDLHLSVSRTEAVVISGRKLARQIRDEARVDVEKWVTTGNRRPHLSVVLVGDNPASHSYVLNKTRAAADVGITSETILKPSSVSEEELMELIDKLNSDHRVDGLLVQLPLPEHIDERRICNAVSPDKDVDGFHVVNVGRLCLDQSSMLPATPWGVWEIIKRTGIPTLGKNVLVAGRSKNVGMPIAMLLHTDGRHERPGGDATVTISHRYTPKEQLRQHTKIADIIVAAAGIPNLITADMIKEGAAVIDVGINRIQDPLTGKDRLVGDVDFEGVRKKASYITPVPGGVGPMTVAMLMKNTIKAAKNLLLTPPERMRMVASS, via the exons GACAGAAGCTGTGGTCATCTCTGGTAGGAAGTTGGCCCGTCAGATCCGCGATGAGGCACGGGTTGATGTGGAGAAATGGGTTACGACTGGCAATAGACGACCTCATCTTAGTGTGGTGCTAGTGGGCGACAATCCAGCCAGCCATTCTTACGTACTCAACAAGACCCGTGCTGCTGCTGATGTAG GTATCACAAGTGAAACCATACTAAAGCCTTCTTCTGTCTCTGAGGAAGAGCTCATGGAGCTGATTGACAAACTCAACTCCGACCACAGAGTGGATGGTCTTCTTGTACAGTTGCCTCTGCCTG AGCACATCGATGAGCGGCGTATATGTAACGCAGTCAGTCCAGATAAAGATGTTGATGGATTCCATGTGGTCAACGTTGGTCGTTTGTGCTTGGACCAGTCCTCCATGTTGCCTGCCACACCGTGGGGAGTATGGGAAATCATTAAGCGTACAG GCATTCCTACTCTGGGAAAAAATGTATTGGTTGCTGGTCGGTCTAAGAACGTGGGAATGCCGATCGCTATGCTTTTACACACAGATGGAAGGCACGAAAGGCCAGGAG GCGATGCTACAGTTACTATCTCTCACCGTTACACACCTAAGGAGCAACTTCGGCAACACACAAAAATTGCTGACATCATTGTTGCGGCAGCAG GTATTCCCAACCTCATCACTGCAGATATGATCAAAGAAGGAGCAGCTGTCATTGACGTGGGCATCAACAGAATACAGGACCCTTTGACTGGAAAGGACAGACTTGTTGGTGATGTGGACTTTGAAG gggtacGAAAGAAGGCCAGCTATATCACTCCGGTCCCAGGAGGTGTTGGACCCATGACTGTTGCCATGTTAATGAAAAATACTATTAAGGCAGCAAAAAACCTCCTCCTGACCCCTCCAGAGCGGATGCGTATGGTGGCATCCTCCTAA